The Microcystis aeruginosa NIES-843 sequence AAAGCTAAAGAAGCTGAGTTTCAGTCAAGTGAAAAAAAAGGCTATAAATACCAAGAGAAACCAGTAAACTATCAGGGAATTAAGCAAAGATGGCTCATTGTAGAGAGTGCAGCTAGAAAAGATTCAGACTTAGAGCAGTTGGCTGATAAGTTAACAAAGGAAAGAGAAAAGATGGAAAAACAATTAAAAAATTGGCAGCAGAGAAAAAAGCTCGACCTAAATGAATTAAAACTGGAAGTAAAGAAATTTAATGAAAGCTTAAAATATTATCAGTTAGAAGAATTAAAATATCAAGAAAACCTTAATAACAAGAAAGAGAAAGTCTATAGCTGTCAAGGAACAATTGAAGAAAAAGCCGAAATCATTAAAGCCGAAACAGAAAGAGCAGGGAGATTTATTCTCGCCACTAATGTTCTCGACAGCGAACAACTATCTGCCGCGGAAATGCTTCATGAATATAAAGCACAACAATCTTGTGAACGAGGATTTAGATTTATCAAAGACCCCTTATTTCTCGCAGATACTGTCTTTGTAAAAAACCCCAAAAGGATAGAAACAATGGGGTTTTTAATGGGAGTATGCTTATTGGTGTATAGTCTGGGACAAAGAATGTTAAGAAGAGAATTGCAAAAAAGAGGTGAGAAAGTCAAAAATCAACTCGGCAAAGCCACAGACAAACCAACTTTAAGATGGATATTTCAGGTTTTACAGGGGATTCATTTAGTCAGGATTCATGGTCAAAGCCATCTCAGTAACTTAACTGAGGAGATTCTTGATATTCTTCAATACTTTTCAATTTATTGCCAAAATTACTACCGAGTAAGTTGAGACATCAAATTGAGCAAATTGAGTTTAAGCCAATCCAAGAAAAACCTTTTTCCTCGAAAAGTGTCCGATAAATTAGGTCACTTTAGTTTAACTATGTCTAACTTGAGCGACCCTTGCTTCCCTCAAATTGTTCTTTGTGAAATCGGATGTCAAAATTCTATAATCTCAACAAATTTTGTCGGTTTAATCAGTTTTTCTCGGTGGTGTTATGGCAACTTAATCATAAAGTGCGGAATGTGGGATTTAACTATAATCTGAGTCAAAATCAATCAAGATTCTGGTTAAAACGCCGATTTAAGCATTTTTGTCCTTGAAAAAACCAATGCCCGATGAAAATAGTTTTGAGGAGTTAATTAACGAACTAAAGCTTAGAAATATTAAACACAATTCCCAAGATATTATTGCCATTACTCAATTAGACAACGGGCGGATAATCTTTTTAGAAATCGGTAATTCTTCATCGGGTTTGGAACATATTCTTAATAAACATGGAGAAGATTTTCAGCGTCGAGGCATTGCGATTAATAATATTATTGATTTCTTGATGAAAGCAATTACAATGGGTCAATTAATCGGCACTCAAGGAACGAGCAGAAGTATTTATAAAGTTGATTATCAAGGAGAAATTCAATACATTTCTATCGATATTGGTAGTAATGGTTATGTAGTTAGTGCGAATCTCACTCCCCGAAAACTCATCCAACGTTTCTTAGGAGAAGACCTTGATGAAAAGAAAAATTAAACTAATGGCAGAATATAACTATTCGCCTCTTTGGGATATGGAAACTGCTGATAACCTTAACTTAGATGAGTTACCTTTATCGAGTTCTATCCAACAGAAGTTAAGTAATTGGGCAGAGATTTATAATCAAATTATAAATTGGGATAATCCCGCCGATTCACATTTTTTTGATGCAGTAAGTCAAGACAATTTTGAGAGGGAAGGTGTCAATATTTGGCGGCAATTACAAGAGGAATTATCACCCAATTATCAAATATTTTACTTTAGTGAAAAACAGCAACGACTTTTGACTCCAGAAGATGCAAGTGAAGCGATCAGAGAAAAAGAGGTTAGATATAAATAGCCTCAAAACTAGATCGCTTTTATTGTCAAGTTTTTAGCTCATAGATTATTTTGAGAAAATAAATCTTTTATGGACTGAATTAAGTTCATAATATTTTTTTCCTGTATTCGGATCGGTAACTATCTTCATGTTATTGTTATCGCAAGGCTTCCAATCAGATCCAGTTACTGATCCAAATATACCATCATATACAGCTACACATTGTCTTCCTTGGGCAGGAATGTAGCAATATATATCATGAATAAAAGACCCTGATATATTAGGTGCAATCGTAGTACCCGAGCCATTAAACTGACAAACAAATTCACGACCACGAGGAGCAAATTGAGCGATAATAAGGTGATCTTGCTCACTAATTTCGGCTGTGGCACTGGTCGCTATAGCAGTATATCCGATCGCTGTAGTTGCTACTAGAGAAAAGACCTGAAGGAGAGAATTGCATAAGCTTTTCTTCTCCCCCCCCCCATTTTTCATAATTGTTGCTAATGTCATGATGCTCAAGGGAATTTATCGAAGACAATTGTAAGTTAACAAAACTGATTTTTATTTGTCAAGGGATTTCTGAAATATCTGACATTTTTGTTAACATAAGTTTATAAAACCATTCAAAAATCGCTCGATACAATTGAGAATTATCGATTAACTGCTCAGTCCATGAAACCCCATGACCAATTTGCCAAAAATTACCTTGAACAATTACTTTCTCCCCTGGGAACCGTCGAAATCAGCAAAGAAGTCAGCGACGAAACTCGACAGATAGATTTATTTTTTTCCCCCAATCCCGAACCCAACCCCAATTATCTGGGATTATTCGGCAGAATTGTCCTTAATACTGTCTTAATTGAACCCTATCGCAATCCTCCCAACCGTAGCGAGATTCGTAATTGTTTAGCGAAACTTTTGACAATTTTAGCCGAACTGCAAAGACAAGCTAAACGGGAAAATCAGAGCTACAATGAAGACAATGCCCCTCGTTTGTGGATTTTATCCCCTTCGGCTAGTCTGACTCTTTTAGAGAGTCTTGGGGCAAAATTAGACCCAGATTGGCCAGAAGGCGTCTATTTTCTTCCCTCGCTTTATCGCACTGCAATTATCGCTATTAATCAATTGCCTGTGACTGCTGAGACTCTCTGGTTAAGATTATTGGGAAGGGGAAAAACGCAAAACCAAGCGGTGCGAGAATTGTTAGAATTACCTCAAGGTAATGCTTTCCGGGAAAATGTGCTGGAATTATTGATTAGTTGGCGGGTTAGTATGGAAATAAATAACATCCTAGAAACTGAGGATAGAGAGGTGTTTATGACTTTATCTCAAACCTATCAGGAATGGAAGGAAGCAACTAAACGGGAAGGACGACAGGAAGGACTAGAGCGAGGACTCGAACAAGGACTAGAGCGAGGACTAGAGCGAGGACTCGAACAAGGAAAACTAGAGGCTAAACTGGAATCTATTCCCCGTTTGCTTGCTTTGGGTTTAAGTGTGGAACAAATCGCTCAAGCTTTGGATTTAGACTTAGAACAGGTCCGACGAGCTATTCAAGAAACCCCATGAAACCCCATGACCAATTTGCCAAAAATTACCTTGAACAATTACTTTCTCCCTTGGGAACCGTCGAAATCAGCAAAGAAGTCAGCGATGAAACCCGACAGATAGATGTATTTTTTTCCCCCAATCCCGAACCCAACCCCGATTATCTGGGATTATTAGGCAGAATTGTCCTTAATACTGTCTTAATTGAACCCTATCGCAATCCTCCCAACCGTAGCGAGATTCGTAATTGTTTAGCGAAACTTTTGGCGATTTTAGCCGAACTGCAAAGACAAGCTAAACGGGAAAATCAGAGCTACAATGAAAAGAATGCCCCTCGTTTGTGGATTTTATCCCCTTCCGCTGGTATCACTGTTTTAGAAGGATTTGGGGCAAAATTAGACCCAGAGTGGCCAGAAGGAGTCTATTTTCTTCCCTTGCTTTATCGCACGGCAATTATCGCTATTAATCAATTGCCTGTGACTGCTGAGACTCTTTGGTTAAGATTATTGGGACGGGGAAAAACGCAAAACCAAGCGGTGCGAGAATTGTTAGAATTACCTCAAGGTAATGCTTTCCGGGAAAATGTGCTGGAATTATTGATTAGTTGGCGGGTTAGTATGGAAATAAATAACATCCTAGAAACTGAGGATAGAGAGGTGTTTATGACTTTATCTCAAACCTATCAGGAATGGAAGGAAGCAACTAAACGGGAAGGACGACAGGAAGGAAAACTGGAAGGAAAACTAGAAGGAAAACTAGAAGGAAAACTGGAATCTATTCCCCGTTTGCTGGCTTTGGGTTTAAGTGTGGAACAAATCGCTCAAGCTTTGGATTTAGACTTAGAGCAGGTCCGACAAGCGGCGCGAGAGTAAAGGTGGAGAGTTAAAACGCAAAAATGCCACAATGGATAAAATAGGCATTTTCTGACTAACTGACATCTTCTATGAGTAACCACCTAAGCGGAAGCGAGATTCGCCAGCGATTTTTAGACTTTTTTGCGGCCAGAAACCATAAAATTCTCCCTAGTGCCTCCCTAGTCCCAGAAGACCCCACCGTTTTGCTGACTATTGCGGGAATGCTCCCTTTTAAACCGATTTTCTTAGGGCAAAAGACCCCAGAATTTCCCCGCGCTACCACTTCTCAAAAATGTATTCGCACCAACGATATCGAAAATGTCGGCCGGACTGCTAGACATCATACTTTTTTTGAGATGTTGGGCAATTTTAGCTTTGGTGATTATTTTAAAGAACAAGCGATCGCCTGGGCCTGGGAATTGTCCACAGAAGTTTTTAACCTTCCCCCCGAAAGATTAGTCGTTAGTGTCTTTAAAGAGGATGAGGAAGCTTTCGCTATCTGGCGCGATAAAATCGGTATTCCTGCCCATCGTATCCAAAAAATGGGCGAAGAGGATAACTTTTGGGTATCGGGTCCCACGGGTCCCTGTGGTCCCTGTTCGGAAATTTACTACGATTTTCACCCCGAATTAGGGGATAAAACCATCGATTTAGAGGATGATAGCCGTTTTATCGAGTTTTATAACCTCGTCTTCATGCAGTATAACCGCGACGCGGACGGCAATCTGACACCCCTAGCGAATAAAAATATCGATACGGGGATGGGTTTGGAACGGATGGCGCAAATCCTGCAAAAAGTCGCCAATAACTACGAAACTGACCTAATTTTCCCGATTGTCGCCGAAGCGGCCCGGTTAGCAGCGATAGACTACCAGAAAGCGGACGAAAAAACGAAAGTTTCCCTAAAAGTCATCGGCGATCATGTGCGTTCGGTAGTACACATGATAGCGGATGGTATCTCAGCATCGAATACTGACAGAGGTTACGTCCTGCGTCGTCTGATTCGGAGAGTAGTACGGCACGGGCGTTTAATCGGTATTGAAGGTCAATTTATCACCAAAGTGGCGGAAGTTGCGATCGCTCTTTCCGAGTCCGTCTATGGCAATGTTCGGGAACGAGAAACGGTGATCAAGGCAGAATTAGAGCGAGAGGAAGCGAGATTTTTAGAAACCCTAGAAAGAGGCGAGAAACTGCTCGAATCGATTCTAGAAAAAGAAAAAAGCCAGATTTCGGGAGTCGATGCTTTTACCCTTTATGATACCTATGGCTTCCCCCTGGAACTCACTCAAGAAATCGCCGAGGAGCAGGGTTTAAGCGTCGATACGGCGGGCTTTGAGCAGGAAATGAAAAAACAGCAGCAAAGATCAAAAGCCGCCCACGAAACCATAGATTTGACGGTACAGGGCAGTTTAGATAAGCTGGCAGAACATATTCACCCGACGGAATTTCTCGGTTATACGGATTTGCAAGCAACCGCAACAGTAACGGCGGTTTTAGTCGCCGGTAAAACGGTGGAATCGGCCGCAGCAGGCACTGAGGTGCAGGTAGTTCTCGATCGAACCCCTTTTTATGCCGAATCGGGTGGACAAATCGGTGATAAGGGTTATTTAACCGGCGATAATCTGCTTATCCGCATTGAGGATGTGCAGAAAGAATCGGGGATTTTTATCCATTTTGGTCGGATTGAGCGGGGAATTGTCACCACCGGCGATACAATTAATGCTCAGATCGATCGCTCCTGTCGTCGTCGCGCTCAAGCTAATCATACCGCCACCCATCTGCTACAATCGGCCCTGAAAAAGCTTGTCGATGGGGGGATTTCCCAAGCAGGTTCCCTCGTCAGTTTCGATCGCCTCCGTTTTGATTTTAACTGTCCTCGTCCCCTGACTAGCTCTGAATTGCAACAGGTGGAAGAACAGATTAACACTTGGATTGCCGAAGCGCATGACACCCAGATAGCGGTGATGGGATTGGAAGAAGCGAAGCAGAAGGGAGCTATTGCCATGTTTGGCGAGAAATACGGCTCAGAAGTGCGAGTTATCGATATTCCTAGCGTTTCTATGGAATTATGCGGGGGAACTCACGTTAAAAATACCGCCGAGATCGGTTTATTTAAAATCATCTCCGAGACGGGAATCGCCGCGGGAATTCGTCGCATCGAAGCGGTGGCTGGCCCTGCCGTGTTAGCATACCTGAATGAACGGGATCAGGTGGTGCGGGCTCTGTGCGATCGCTTTAAGGTCAAACCTCTGGAAATTCCCGATCGCATTACGGCCCTACAATCGGAGTTAAAGGGGACACAAAAGCAGTTAGAAGCGGTTAAACAGGAGTTGGCCCTAAATAAATCGGATGCTTTGCTATCTCAAGCCGAATCTATCGGCGAATTTAAGCTTTTAGTCGCTTCTTTGGGCGATATTGATGCTAATGCTTTGATGGCTGCAGCCGAAAGACTACAGCAAAAATTAGGGGAAGGGGCGGTGATTTTGGCCTCGACTCCCGCAGCTGATAAAGTGAGTTTAGTGGCCGCTTTTAGTCCCCGGGTGATTAAAGATAAGGGTTTACAAGCGGGTAAATTTATCGGTGCGATCGCTAAAATCTGCGCTGGTGGTGGTGGTGGTCGTCCCAATTTAGCTCAAGCTGGGGGACGGGATGCTAGTAAGTTAAGCGAAGCTTTAGCTAAGGCCAAAAGTCAGTTAACTAGCAGTTTACAATAGTTGCTAAGGTGGGCATTTTGTCCACCTTTAAAAATTAGTTATTCTCTCGGTGTGATTGGTAAAAATAATATGGAACTACTGATCAAGAATTTGGGTCAATTAGAAATAATAATCAAACCATAGATTTAATGGTTATTGGTGCGCTTCCATATAGGCTCGGAGCAACTCATTGATCTGTGTTTGATAGCCTTTTCCCTGAGATTGAAACCACTCGAATACATCATTATCAATGGAGAGAGTAACTTGAGCTTTGTCCTTGGTTACGGGGACACTTCGCCGCACTACGGATTTAGCAAACATTTCAGGTGTAATTTCTGGACAGTCTGACAAATCAATATCTTCATCGCTCATTGCGTCTAATCGTTGCCAATCAGTTTGAGAGTTGCTTAAAGTAGGTTCGTTGTTCATATTTCGTTGCCTTTCTTGCAGAAATAATACGAGTGTAATCCTCACGTTCAGTATGGACAACGGCAATAATTCGCCCTTTTAGTAAACCCAATGTAACAAAACGCTGCTCTCCATAATCGAGACGATCATCTTCAACCGTTAAAATGTCCCCATCGAAAACGGCGGGAACATCGGCAAAATCTATACCGTGTTTACGAAGATTAGTAAGTCGTTTTGCTTCATCCCATCGGTATTCCATAACTGAACGACTGTTACAACTTTCAATTATATTCATTATAATCCTATGCGGTATGAGTTTTGTTTAAAACCGCAGGATTGGCCGTTTTTCAGTATCTATCGGTTTATTGCTGAAGTTTTTTATCCGTCTGATTGGGACGAGACAACAATTCTCGACAGTATTGGCAATAAAGAATGCAGGATATGTTAGCGTAATGTAACGCATCGCAATATTGATTAAGGTGTTTTGAAAAAGTAAAAGGTGCGTGGTACGCACCCTACACCAATGTTTTTATTACTTGACTTCTTGTGTGACTTGCTTGGGAGTCGCTTGAAGTTGCTGAATAAAGAAAATACTCAAGACAAATAATATCGGACCTGATACCCCACCAGGGAAATAGGTGTGCAAAAACACCCAAGTACTAATATGAAAAGCTCCATTCAAGATTTCAATCACCGCCCAACCCCACATCAGGACAAAACCTAATCTCTTACCTTGTTCAGTTACAGGAACTGACCCTAAAATCAAGGCAATCATGAGATAGTTAAATATTGCAAACATATCTGCACTGATTTCAACCAAAGGGAACCAGGGCAAAAGTTGATGCAACACTTCAATCATCAAATTGAGTTTAAGATAAAGCTCAGTATAGGTCTCTTCCATGCTGTGAATGACCTGAGCCAACCCTAGAAGCCAGTAGCTTTGGGTGATTTTCGCCAGTTTATCTTTAAGCATGAAAACAGCCTCACCATAGCAAACCAAAGAAGTAAATCTGAACAATCATGCCAAGATTAAGAAAGATCACAGCGATAAAATGCCACCATTGGTTAAAGGTTGATTCAGCGATAACTCCTTCAATCACTCCGCCTAACATTAGTAGAGCTGGAGCTACTCCTGCTAGAACAATAGGTAAGTTAGCTGTTGCAAGAGCAGTATCAAAAAGATGGAAGTAAGCAAAAAAGTTGACAACAGCGTTAACAATGAACACTATTGACATCGATACAGAAAGGGGAAATACAGGCTGCTCGTTGACGTAAAATGTAGCTTTAGGATTTTGAGGACCAATGAATGCAATGATTGCACTGATAGCAGCGAAAGCCAAAGTGATTTTGTTAATGCCGAATACACCTAAAGAAAAGGCTAAAAGCCCTGCGCCCTGTAGGAAGAATAGGAGCTTGTATGCCACTTCCCGCAGCCACTCATTATTGCAGTCCTTAATCTTAAAGTCTGTATCGAGGGGATTCTGAAAAAATACAACTTGCCAACCTTCATATTCATGCATTGTTATCCCCATTAATCCCCCAAAAGTTTGCACTAGGGGACTAAGCAAGACCAAAAATACTTGAATATCGCTACCTAGTAGCAAATGTAAATTGCTGGAATGTTGAAAGATAATAAAAGATAGAATAAAAGTAGGAACGAACGGAAGCCAGTGAACAAACTCAACAAGATTCAGTATCCAAGCACGGGCATATTTGGCTAGGTCGTGCTCGACGAGATAGGTCTTTGGTTCGGGTTTTTGCCATTCCCATCCAGGTTCAGGATAGTACCCTAAGCTCGGATTGGAATTCTTGTCGTACTTCTCAGTTTCCATGTGGTTGTTTCTCTATTTCGAGATAAAAAGGATAGTTTATTTTATGTCTTATCTCAACACCCAACGCAACCGAAGTTTAGCAACTTAAGGAAAAAGTTAGTAAAATTCCCCCAATCCCTTATCCTGCCTAACTTCCAGTCCCTCACCCCTCCCGCAAAAATCCTTAACTTGGGAAAAATTCCCAACTTTACCAACTTAAGCCCAAACTTTGTCAGAATATCCTGACAATTTATCCACTCTCCCAACCCAAAACTTGGCGTTGCTGATTTGAGATATGAATCTTCTCTTGTGGGATTTTTAAAACCTAGACCCAAACCAACCCCTGGATACGATGCACAGTTGGCATTCATACCTTGATTCAGCAACGTCTCTGTGGGCAAAAATTGCTATTAACTACCCGGAGGGGGAATTACAGGAATTTCGATCCCGTCCGGCGCTAAGGGGGGAGGTGTGGGAGTTAGTCTTGGCTGGTAAACAGGTTCAGGTGTACTAACTAAGGGAATATTTTCCAGCACGGGAAGACGGGGAGTGATGGGTTGGGAAAACATCGCTTGAATTGCCGCTTTTCTGGTTTCTGGAGGTTCCAAAGCTTGCTGCCAGAGACTTTCATAAAAGAAGAAAATCACCCCTAAACCCCGTTGACGAGCAGCCAATACCTTTTCTTCAATAAAGGGTAGGGCAATCGGTCGATTGCGTAAACCGGTTAAAACTCCCACACCGGTGGGGATAGTTTGCTGGGTTTCCTGAATTTCGGGACGCTCTATTTGCTTGAGAAAACTGGGCAGATCGGGACGATAAACCTGTACAATTAACTCGTCGACTAATCCTTGCCGCACCCAACCGAGCCAATCCTGTAAATGACCATTATAGGCGAATTCGTAGGGATTAGGGGCGATCGAAAGCAGTATATTCGGTTTAATTGCCTCAATTGATTCTTTGAGATTAGCCAGAAAAGCGGTGATTTTATCGGCCCGCCATTTTGTCCATTCGGGATCCCGGGGGTTAGCCGGGGGCGTTTTTTCGGTTTCCTGTTGATAAAGGGCGATAGTATAGGGATCATAGCCGAATTCGTTGGGTAAACTCAGATGATCGTCGAATTGGATGCCGTTAATATCGTATTGTCCCACCACTTCCAAGACTAACTCCCGCAGAAAATTCTGCACCTCGGGACGGAAAGGATTCAACCACACCACCTCACCGGCTGCCCCTACCCAAGTGGTCCCTCCGTCGCGTTTTTGGGTTAACCAGTCCTGATGTTTTAAGGCTAATTCGGAGGTGGGAGGAGCCATAAATCCGAATTCAAACCAAGGAATGACCAATAATCCCCTGCCACGGGTTTGTTCCACCAATTCTGCCAAGATATCTTGTCCCTGCGCTCCCGTAGGCACAAAAGGCTGTATTCCTTCCCGTTGAGCGATCGCACTAGGATAGAGAGCATAACCGGAATTCCAAACCACGGGATAGATAGCATTAAAATTAAGATTAACTAATTGCTCGATCGCCTGTTGTCGTTTATCCCTATCCATCAGCATCGCAGTATCGTTGGTAGTGATCCAAACACCGCGGATATCGCCATCCCGACTTTGAGAGAAAGCAGCAGAAAAATAGCCTAATAGTAGGACTATTAGAAAAGATGCTAAGAATAGTAGTATGGGTAGCTTTTTAAGAATTTGCCGCCAAATGCTGGTCGGAATTAGAAAAGTCATTTCGTTAAAGGTGAAGATTAACGCTTTTAACTGGTTATGATAACAGCTTTGCTCAACTCTTTCAGGCTAGATTGACCCAAAATATATATTTGCCTATTTCTTCCCTCGCCACAATTGACCTTGAGGATAGAAATAATCAAGACGAATATCGAATTGATCTAGGGCCAGTAATAACCGATTGGAAGGACGAAAAAGAAATAAGTTGACGCAGGGAATTTCTAGGACTTCTTTTAACTTATCGGTATCGGGGTTAGTGGTAGTCAGAAAGTATTGTACATCAGCATTAAGACGATAATTAAGGGAAAGCAAATCACCTAAGTTAGTCCAGTCATTACCTTCGTCGCTGATAATAATGGCATTGGGTACAGCATTGATTTTTCTGGCAACTTCGCCATTCCAATAACTAGGAACTTTTGCCCAAGTAGTTTCGGAAAGAGCATTATTGAAGTTCGGTATTATACTAGCACTTAACAAAAAAGTCAAGATATTTTTACCTAAAATTTTGCCTTGATTAAGCAATTGTGACAAGAAAAAAGCCGCAGTTATATAGATAGTAGGAAAGGTCGCAATTAGATAACGGGTGACAGTCGATCTAGTGGTAGTCAAAATTAGATCGGGAATGACTAAAGCTAGTAAAGGTACTAGGGTTGAGGTAATCAGAAAAGTAAAAACTATCGGGTTATTGTAGCGATAAACTCGATAAAAAGCATAGATAATTAAGATTAAAAAAATCATTCTATATATATAGGTGAAGATGTTATTAAAAACAAAATCGCTATCGCTAAATGGAGAAGTAAAAGTTAAGAGCCATAATTTACTGATAAATCCCCAATCGAGATAGTTAACGGCAGCCCAACTGGTGGAGTTAAAGGCCCTTTGAGAGTTAGTTAAAAAAAACTGTAACCAGGGTATATATAAAATCATCATTGTTAACCCAGATAACAGGAAAAATATCAAGTTATTTTTTCGCTCTGGTTTCATAACAAGATACCAAAGTATAAAGGCTGCTTGAGCAAATAAGTTGAGAATAAAAAAGAGATGGGTGTAGAGTCCGAGAGTATTAGCGACGGTGTATAAAGACCAATTAACAAGAGTTCTTTTCTTGAGGCATTTTAACAGTAGTAATTGACTGATTATCGTTAACAAAACCAAAAGACTATACTGACGGGACATTTGAGCAAATATTATATCAACTGGAGACAGTCCTAATAAAATTACTGCTAAAATTGCCGTTAACTTTGCTGCAAATAATTCTAGGGATAGATAGTAAATAAATGGGAGAGAGAGAAGACTAAAAACAATCGCTAAACTGCGGGAAGAAACGGGAGAAAGACCGAATATTTTTTCCCAATAGCGAGAGATAATAAAGTATAAAGGTGGGTGTTGAGGGTCTTCTTTAGCGAGAGATTTTATTGTATCA is a genomic window containing:
- a CDS encoding IS1634 family transposase, which codes for MKQEIEVKNLDHLGIVAGIIDELGIEDLVNQALGTDKREKISAGIIVKAIILNGLGFVAKPLYLFPQFFADKPIEHLLGEGIKAEEINDDKIGRVMDDLYEYSLESLWTSLAINTSNKYEIKTKYSHLDSSSVSVHGEDKINPKQEGENLEENRENVIEITYGYSRDKRPDLKQFMLDLMVSSDGDVPLLMRTGSGNESDKNIFPSIIKAYEKNLNLSTIYVTDSALYTAKNLHSLGGTKWLTRVPFSLKKAKEIAEKAKEAEFQSSEKKGYKYQEKPVNYQGIKQRWLIVESAARKDSDLEQLADKLTKEREKMEKQLKNWQQRKKLDLNELKLEVKKFNESLKYYQLEELKYQENLNNKKEKVYSCQGTIEEKAEIIKAETERAGRFILATNVLDSEQLSAAEMLHEYKAQQSCERGFRFIKDPLFLADTVFVKNPKRIETMGFLMGVCLLVYSLGQRMLRRELQKRGEKVKNQLGKATDKPTLRWIFQVLQGIHLVRIHGQSHLSNLTEEILDILQYFSIYCQNYYRVS
- the alaS gene encoding alanine--tRNA ligase, with product MSNHLSGSEIRQRFLDFFAARNHKILPSASLVPEDPTVLLTIAGMLPFKPIFLGQKTPEFPRATTSQKCIRTNDIENVGRTARHHTFFEMLGNFSFGDYFKEQAIAWAWELSTEVFNLPPERLVVSVFKEDEEAFAIWRDKIGIPAHRIQKMGEEDNFWVSGPTGPCGPCSEIYYDFHPELGDKTIDLEDDSRFIEFYNLVFMQYNRDADGNLTPLANKNIDTGMGLERMAQILQKVANNYETDLIFPIVAEAARLAAIDYQKADEKTKVSLKVIGDHVRSVVHMIADGISASNTDRGYVLRRLIRRVVRHGRLIGIEGQFITKVAEVAIALSESVYGNVRERETVIKAELEREEARFLETLERGEKLLESILEKEKSQISGVDAFTLYDTYGFPLELTQEIAEEQGLSVDTAGFEQEMKKQQQRSKAAHETIDLTVQGSLDKLAEHIHPTEFLGYTDLQATATVTAVLVAGKTVESAAAGTEVQVVLDRTPFYAESGGQIGDKGYLTGDNLLIRIEDVQKESGIFIHFGRIERGIVTTGDTINAQIDRSCRRRAQANHTATHLLQSALKKLVDGGISQAGSLVSFDRLRFDFNCPRPLTSSELQQVEEQINTWIAEAHDTQIAVMGLEEAKQKGAIAMFGEKYGSEVRVIDIPSVSMELCGGTHVKNTAEIGLFKIISETGIAAGIRRIEAVAGPAVLAYLNERDQVVRALCDRFKVKPLEIPDRITALQSELKGTQKQLEAVKQELALNKSDALLSQAESIGEFKLLVASLGDIDANALMAAAERLQQKLGEGAVILASTPAADKVSLVAAFSPRVIKDKGLQAGKFIGAIAKICAGGGGGRPNLAQAGGRDASKLSEALAKAKSQLTSSLQ
- a CDS encoding BrnA antitoxin family protein, which gives rise to MNNEPTLSNSQTDWQRLDAMSDEDIDLSDCPEITPEMFAKSVVRRSVPVTKDKAQVTLSIDNDVFEWFQSQGKGYQTQINELLRAYMEAHQ
- a CDS encoding BrnT family toxin, which gives rise to MEYRWDEAKRLTNLRKHGIDFADVPAVFDGDILTVEDDRLDYGEQRFVTLGLLKGRIIAVVHTEREDYTRIISARKATKYEQRTYFKQLSN
- a CDS encoding HXXEE domain-containing protein; translation: MLKDKLAKITQSYWLLGLAQVIHSMEETYTELYLKLNLMIEVLHQLLPWFPLVEISADMFAIFNYLMIALILGSVPVTEQGKRLGFVLMWGWAVIEILNGAFHISTWVFLHTYFPGGVSGPILFVLSIFFIQQLQATPKQVTQEVK
- a CDS encoding family 10 glycosylhydrolase yields the protein MTFLIPTSIWRQILKKLPILLFLASFLIVLLLGYFSAAFSQSRDGDIRGVWITTNDTAMLMDRDKRQQAIEQLVNLNFNAIYPVVWNSGYALYPSAIAQREGIQPFVPTGAQGQDILAELVEQTRGRGLLVIPWFEFGFMAPPTSELALKHQDWLTQKRDGGTTWVGAAGEVVWLNPFRPEVQNFLRELVLEVVGQYDINGIQFDDHLSLPNEFGYDPYTIALYQQETEKTPPANPRDPEWTKWRADKITAFLANLKESIEAIKPNILLSIAPNPYEFAYNGHLQDWLGWVRQGLVDELIVQVYRPDLPSFLKQIERPEIQETQQTIPTGVGVLTGLRNRPIALPFIEEKVLAARQRGLGVIFFFYESLWQQALEPPETRKAAIQAMFSQPITPRLPVLENIPLVSTPEPVYQPRLTPTPPPLAPDGIEIPVIPPPGS
- a CDS encoding glycosyltransferase family 39 protein, whose translation is MKANINYKTPNWLLILLAIILTLGVVFRFANIDKKIYWHDESYTTIRTTGYQAKEIADTIFQNRLLSTTELGKFQQLKPESNVFDTIKSLAKEDPQHPPLYFIISRYWEKIFGLSPVSSRSLAIVFSLLSLPFIYYLSLELFAAKLTAILAVILLGLSPVDIIFAQMSRQYSLLVLLTIISQLLLLKCLKKRTLVNWSLYTVANTLGLYTHLFFILNLFAQAAFILWYLVMKPERKNNLIFFLLSGLTMMILYIPWLQFFLTNSQRAFNSTSWAAVNYLDWGFISKLWLLTFTSPFSDSDFVFNNIFTYIYRMIFLILIIYAFYRVYRYNNPIVFTFLITSTLVPLLALVIPDLILTTTRSTVTRYLIATFPTIYITAAFFLSQLLNQGKILGKNILTFLLSASIIPNFNNALSETTWAKVPSYWNGEVARKINAVPNAIIISDEGNDWTNLGDLLSLNYRLNADVQYFLTTTNPDTDKLKEVLEIPCVNLFLFRPSNRLLLALDQFDIRLDYFYPQGQLWRGKK